The genomic segment CCTCTCTATCATGCAATTTATCTCATTATATCACCACCTGCACCACGTTTAGCTCAAATCTTAATGATTGGACTGTACTGTTGCATCCATAATGATTAAATTACTAGAAACCAAGTATGAAATCATCCTGATCACATttatgatttgatcaaaacaaatcTAGCTTGATGAATGGCCTAGATTCCATCATAAATCTAGTTGCATATATATAGAATCACCCACATTGGATCTTATCCCTTGACTCAGCTTGGCTTCAAGTGACTCAACTCAGCTAGCTAGGGTGTTCGGTAGGACCCACTTTGATGACACTAATTAGATGGTGACGTGGCATGCCAACCATGCATGTTGACGTGGTGTGCTGATGTTTTTGAGCAAACTTTGAGCAGCCTATATGACTTAATTTGTTTTAGCTTCAATTTGCACGCCGTTTTCACCGTTGTGCTTCTCTTGGTCTTCTCTTCACAATGGTATGTGCAAAAACATATTTCGACCACTTTCATTTCTAGGCAAAGATCAAAACACTACTATTCATTACCATGCTCTAATATCAATTTGTTACGGATTGGATGCTAAAATATTGCCCATAGAGGGACTCAACACAATATTTTTATGTAGTTCGTGCAACTTGCCTACATATATGAAGAAACCAATATTATTAGATTGAGAAAACAAGGTTTTACTACAATGAAGGAGGAGGTAcacactcaactcaactctcatTTCTCCCAGTCAGCTTGTCACTACAAGCTATTGCCCAAGACAACCCCTTCTGCTGCCAAAGcagctctctctccctctccttttGTTCTACTTGGCTGTATCAACTTTTCTCTCAAACTCTCTATTTATAGATAAGATGAGAGCCTTACTTATGGCTCTTCTAGCAGCCAACTGCCATCATTTATGCTGCTGCCAACTACCACCATTAATTCTGCCATTTGTGTCACGGTACAACAGAAATTGTAAACAGAAATTAACGTAATGAGAGCTTTTGCACACATATTCTTCAGTGATTTAACTGATATTTTTGGAACAATTTTTCATCTATAAACACATAATCAAATACTTCTCTAACCCAACTTTTATGCATCCTTTTGATAACCCCAAAATACTTCTGTTCACCCCTGTTCaatctcattttctttctccttcgGTTCTCAATTTtgctttttcatattttaatccTCATATTCATCCATATCTTTGAAAAGTTTTCTTGAGTCCGTATGGGTGCTGCTCCATCATCTCCCTATATTTACGAGGTGCTCTTGAGTTTTAGTGGTGTAACATATATATTCCACAACGGGTTCGTTTCTTACCTCCATAGTGAAATGACAATGTGAGCACTTTACATGTTCTTCAGATCAGATGAGAATAATATTCCAACAGTAGAAGACATTGAAAGCATAGGGACAGAGACAACAATACAAATGTCGAAAATGTCAGTGATTGTGTTCTCAAATGACTTTGCTTCGTCGGAATGTTGCCTAGATGAATTAAGTTGTGTTGATCATGAAACGTAGTAGAGCTGCTGGACACATTGTTCTGCCTGTTTTCTATAATGTGGATCCAGATCATGTTGCACAACAAACAGGGAGTTATGCCACTGCTTTTGATGACCATGGAATTAACTTCAAGGATGATATGGGTAAGGTGCAGAAATGGAGGGTAGCTCTAGCAGAAGTTGCAGGTCAGCGGGGAGGGACGGTTTTAAGAGACAGGTAATCCATGGTATAGCGTATTTTTATGCCAACTTATATCATAGAAATTTTGATACTTTTTCTATAGAagatttactatttttttttgcttctataAAATGGCGTATTTTAGCTTTaaaatagttatattttaacccaaaatcaataaccattttataatttttattataaaacctAACTCAAGATTATTAGAGTTATGGATTAATTATTCACTTGggtcttaaagttttttttttttttttaacacttgaAACGACTTTGACttaggttttgaatttttttaaaacattatttaaaatgatgttattttatgtttttattaaaaaagtatatcaaaacaatattatttttaataaataaactaaattaatataaaacgtgacctgaattaaattttaagttgcTTAACTTATCAACTACATAAGTTTGATaactataatataaatataaatgatttttatatctcaacatgtttttttgaaCCCTTCCaacctcaaatttttatatcttCGCCCTAAATTTGTATGCATGAAgaattatttattcaaatattattcagAAGGTTCGACCcattgtaaagaaaaagaaagaatccaCTCTTCAGTTTTATTATGTGCTAGGAATAGTTACTAGTGCATATGTGGAAGACAGGGATGGcctttttcttacttttttttttagtttaatgtggatgTCTGGACTATTTTGCGCAtacctcaactaatttcacgggtcctgaaattaacaaccGTGTAAACCTTCAGTGATCATTATATAAGTAACAACATGGCTCGAATCTAAAATCATAGAGAGAACAAATCTCTTGgttccaaactcttaccactagatCTTATTCATACTCTTTTTTCATAGAGAGATGACAATTTCACTCTATACTGATTCAAAGAGATCTCGAATGGCTAAAAACTTTTGGGTCGAGCTTGAATTTGAATTGAGTTATGGTAAaacttgaaggaaaaaaaaaggatttaattatatCATCATCTAATTAACTTTATGTTACGTTTCTTTCACTACATACAATAATATACACATTCAAGTTGATGATGTGtttgttttataattctttATGATGACATAAGAATAGTgtatagaaatttaaatttacaatatagttgttttaattatgttatcatattatatatatacacaaactTTTTTCGTGAAACCAATAATATCATTTTCTCTTGAAAATCAAACCATAAATTATAGTCAAAACAAAATGTTAATAAAACActatctaattttttaagatatttgggGGTTTAATAACCTCTTATTAAACTTAGAGATATTATGTGAAAAACTATTttgagataaatataaaaaataattggaaacaaaatatttattgaaaaagagAGGTAAATGGCAAATATagctgaaaaaagaagaagtgtaAGGCCATGATAAGAGGCCCATAAATTAAGCAAGCAAACGATAATGGCAAATCTATTAGCCTGGACTTGATTTCACTTTCACCCCGAAGGCCCAAAGTTATAAACATTTTAGCTGCCTGAAAGACAGCAAGAAAACTAAACAGAGCAACTCTCTGCTTCTTCCATTTTGCACGAAGGAAGCTTCAAAAGGTGTGATTTTCATCTCAACTCTCTTGCACTTCAAATGCTTTATTTTACTGTTGTTCTTGGTCTTTTTCTGTTGTCGTGCAAAacccatgtttcttttttgcttataaaGGTTGTGGTTTTACTATTCAGGGCTCATCTTTTAAAATAGTAGAGAATTATAAGTTATAGTAGATAAAGGAGCAAACTTTATcggaaaaaatgtatttttcccCTCATAGAGAGTATATCTTGTTAAATGTTGTGTTGCATTTAGATATTTGTTCATTTGGTGATTTAAGTTGATATCATTTTAGTATGTTTTCGAGCTTCTGTTTATTAAAGTTTGTTAATAACAATGAATCTAAGTAGATAAAGACTGAGTCTTTTTATGATTAGCTGATATGGGTTTTCTATGTTTTGGTTTTGTGTTGCAGTTACtagattgttttgatggatTGAGTGGCCTGCTTTCTATGTTATTAAgctcctttttaattaaaagaaagtgTTTCTTGGAACGTAGTTTTCATTTGGGTAAGAGCATTTTGAACCCGATTTCTGAGGATATTGTTCTTAGAGCTATTTGTGTTAATCTCAAACAAAGGAGATGGAATTTCTTGGAGAAAAATTTGGCGAGTCTAACAAGTGCATTAGTGAGTCGTGTTGTTTGTGAGTTTCGGAACGCGCCTCAGTTAGTTTTGGAGTTTTACAATTGGGTTGGAGAGAAAAAGAGTGTTTTGCACTCTTTGGAGATTTCATGCAGTGTAATTCATGTTCTGGTTAATTCGAGGAGATATGACGATGCCTTGTCTCTTATGGGGAATTTGATGACTGTAAATGGCTTATCTCCTCTGGAGGTTCTAAAAGCATTGAATAATAGTTATGGAATCTGTGAATCAAGTCCTGCTGTTTTTGATGCATTGGTTCGTGCTTGTACTCAAATAGGGGCTCCTGTGGGTGCTTATGAAGTGATCAAGAAGTTGCAAATAGAGGGTTGCTGGGTTACAATTCATGCCTGGAATAACTTTTTGAGCCATCTCATTAAGGTGAATGAGATCCATAGGTTTTGGATGGTGTATAAGGAAATGGTTTCTTATGGGTATATGGAGAATGTAAATACTTTCAACTTGGTTGTGCATGCTCTTTGTAAGGATTGTAAATTACAAGAAGCACTGTCTGTGTTCTATCGAATTCTGAAGAGTGGTATTTGGCCTAATGTTGTTACTTTTAACATGATGGTTGATGGAGCTTGCAAGATGGGTGACATGGACCTTGCCTTGAAGCTTGTTAGGAAGATGGAAATAATGTCTGCAGGATCTATCAAGCCCAATTCTGTAACTTATAACAGTCTCATTGATGGGTTTTGCAAAATAGGGGGGATAACTGTGGCAGAAGAACTTAGGaatgaaatgatgaaaatagATATTGAGCCTAATGTGAGGACCTATGCAACCATGATTGAAGGGTATTCACGAGCAGGGTGTTTGGAGGAGGCACTTAGGCTATGTGATGAAATGGTGGAAAGGGGATTGCTGCCTAATTCTGTGGTGTATAACTCAATTATGCATTGGCTTTACATGGAAGGAGACGTGGATGGAGCTTCTTTGGTATTCACTGACATGTCAGATAAGCAGATACCCCTTGATAAATTCACCTGTTCAATCCTCACAAGGGGTCTTTGCAGAAATGGCTATATAACCAAAGCTCTTAAATTCCTTAACCAAGTTCTAGAAAATAACCTCATTGAAGATGCATTTTCACACAATATTCTTATCAATCTCTTATGCAAAAGCAACAACTTTGCTGCAGCCAGGCAACTGTTGGCCAGGATGTATGTACGTGGCTTGGTTCCTGATGTTGTTACATTTGGTACTTTGATCGATGGGCACTGCAAGGAAGGGAACATTGAAAGTGCAGTTCAGGTCTATGACAAAATGGTGAAGGGTGAGGAAAAACCCAACTTGTTAATATACAATTCTATTATAAATGGTTTATGTAAGGATGGATTGGTGGATGTTGCAAGATCTTTGGTAGATGTATTACAGAGGATGGGTTTAGTTGACACCATAACTTATAACACCCTGATAAATGGATATTTCAACTGTGGGAAGTTTGACAAGGCATTTAAGTTATCAACATTAATGCAAAATGCTGGAATTTTAGCAAGCAGTGCCACTTACAACACGTTGATCAAGTTTTTGTGTAAGTTTGGTTGTGTTCAAGAAGCAAAGGAACTGATGACGATGATGGTCCTATGGGGTGTGCTTCCCGATAATATAACATATAGAACTCTTGTTATCAACATCAAAAAGAATTGCAGTGCTGAAGAGGTAATTGAATTGCATGACTACATGGTGCTTAAGGGAGTTGTTCCTGATAAACTAACATATGAAAACATTGTTAGCCCACTTCTTCAAGAAGAAAGTGCAACCAGCTGAGTTTTGGTGCGGCTGAGTGAGCATTCTGtgtagaaagaagaaaacacagGCCAAAATTCTATTCTTTAATTTCTGTTGTTCAAATCAAGAATTTGTTGAGCTTACAAAGAAATAGGGGATTGCAAATGTACTTTCATTCTTACTTCCAGTTAAACTGCTGTTTCCATATATAAGACACTGGATTcaggttttttcagttttgttctCTTTACTTAATTGATACTGGTTTAAAGTAGTTCTGAATTAGTTCTTGATGCAAAACATGGGTACTAAGTATTGAactcaaataaaattcatgttgcattcaataaaatgcattctatttgctgtgattgtgaGAAGCCACAATTTGCCCTTTCAAAAATCTATTCATGTTACTAAACccttacaatttattttttcagatgtATAGGGACTAGTGAAGTTACTTCTAGTTATAATTcaagatattatatatatgtgtttttttgatGATTGCACCAAATTTATTTGGCTTTTTCCACTCCAACAAAATCCtgaagttgaaaatatttttctttaatttcagaaGCACgttaaaagatattttgataCCAAAATAAAAGTAGTCAAACTATCCcatttaaataattactttGAATCGTGTAGAATTGATCATCATATTGCATATCCTTGTACTCATTAACAAATGAATTCTGTTGAAAGATGTCATCgtcaaaatattgaaataagTTTTGCTCTATTAGTTAACTCAAATCTTCCACAACGATATTGGGAAGATGCATTTCAAACGacaatatatatcatatatcaATTACCTATAAAagttttaaagaattaattatcttataaaaaaacctataaaaaaacaaaattataacttcatgcatgtttttgGTTGTGCTTACTGTCTTAATCTATGACCATACAATTATTATAAGATTGTTTTTTCGCTTAAAAACTTACATTTTTGTTGGTTATAGTCTCTAACATTAGGGTTATAAATGTCTCAacatatctataaaaaaaatctatgtttcTAGACACGTACTCTTTGATGAATTGctctttctatatataaaatataactccTCCTACTATCCTATACAATTTCTCTCCTATTATCTATAAATCCTCTATACACATATACTCTAAATTGTTTTACAAGTACTAAACTTTCTCACCCTAGAGCAACACCAACTATATTTGATCAGTTGTAAAACGACATAGCCATGGTACATCACCCTATAGATGTTGTCAATACTATAGAGATTCATGCACTTTCAAACTCAAATTTTGTTACTGACCATGTAGTTCTACTTCCAATAACACAACAACTTCTACTTCACACAGAATGACCACAAGGTCATAGATCATCAATCTAAAACTAAAGACATCTTAGGCTGGATATATCAAGTACCATTTTCCTCATGTACTTATTGCTAaagcaacttttattttttatgagccCACATGCTATACAAAAACCTTTAAATAACCTCATTGGCATGAGGTTATGGCTAATGAGTTCAATGTTTTCATTCAAAATGGCACTTGGGACATGGTTCCACCATAAAAAGATCATGATTTTATTAGCAACCAGTGGGTCTTTCAGGTTAAAAGATGAACTAATGAAATCATTGAATGTTTTAGGACATGTTTTATTGTAAAAGGCTTCCATCAACAAGAGggtgttaattatatatacgCATTTAGTCTAGTGGTTAAACCAAATATAGTTTGCTTGGTTATCTCTGATCAATGACAATTGCATCAACTAGATATTCACAATGGATTTCTTTTTAGAAGATGTCTATATGCAACAACCACAAGGGTTCATTCACCCTAATTATCCATTTCATGTTGTAAATTAAGAAGAAGTCTCTATAGCCTTTAGCAAGCTTTAAGGGTTTGGTTTTCAAGACTTATAGATCAACtcattcatataaatttataggCTTTAAAGAAGATGTCTCTCTATATGCTTTATCTTATAGATAAAATTTACATCACCGTCC from the Populus nigra chromosome 9, ddPopNigr1.1, whole genome shotgun sequence genome contains:
- the LOC133703115 gene encoding pentatricopeptide repeat-containing protein At1g11710, mitochondrial isoform X1 — encoded protein: MGFLCFGFVLQLLDCFDGLSGLLSMLLSSFLIKRKCFLERSFHLGKSILNPISEDIVLRAICVNLKQRRWNFLEKNLASLTSALVSRVVCEFRNAPQLVLEFYNWVGEKKSVLHSLEISCSVIHVLVNSRRYDDALSLMGNLMTVNGLSPLEVLKALNNSYGICESSPAVFDALVRACTQIGAPVGAYEVIKKLQIEGCWVTIHAWNNFLSHLIKVNEIHRFWMVYKEMVSYGYMENVNTFNLVVHALCKDCKLQEALSVFYRILKSGIWPNVVTFNMMVDGACKMGDMDLALKLVRKMEIMSAGSIKPNSVTYNSLIDGFCKIGGITVAEELRNEMMKIDIEPNVRTYATMIEGYSRAGCLEEALRLCDEMVERGLLPNSVVYNSIMHWLYMEGDVDGASLVFTDMSDKQIPLDKFTCSILTRGLCRNGYITKALKFLNQVLENNLIEDAFSHNILINLLCKSNNFAAARQLLARMYVRGLVPDVVTFGTLIDGHCKEGNIESAVQVYDKMVKGEEKPNLLIYNSIINGLCKDGLVDVARSLVDVLQRMGLVDTITYNTLINGYFNCGKFDKAFKLSTLMQNAGILASSATYNTLIKFLCKFGCVQEAKELMTMMVLWGVLPDNITYRTLVINIKKNCSAEEVIELHDYMVLKGVVPDKLTYENIVSPLLQEESATS
- the LOC133703115 gene encoding pentatricopeptide repeat-containing protein At1g11710, mitochondrial isoform X2 is translated as MLLSSFLIKRKCFLERSFHLGKSILNPISEDIVLRAICVNLKQRRWNFLEKNLASLTSALVSRVVCEFRNAPQLVLEFYNWVGEKKSVLHSLEISCSVIHVLVNSRRYDDALSLMGNLMTVNGLSPLEVLKALNNSYGICESSPAVFDALVRACTQIGAPVGAYEVIKKLQIEGCWVTIHAWNNFLSHLIKVNEIHRFWMVYKEMVSYGYMENVNTFNLVVHALCKDCKLQEALSVFYRILKSGIWPNVVTFNMMVDGACKMGDMDLALKLVRKMEIMSAGSIKPNSVTYNSLIDGFCKIGGITVAEELRNEMMKIDIEPNVRTYATMIEGYSRAGCLEEALRLCDEMVERGLLPNSVVYNSIMHWLYMEGDVDGASLVFTDMSDKQIPLDKFTCSILTRGLCRNGYITKALKFLNQVLENNLIEDAFSHNILINLLCKSNNFAAARQLLARMYVRGLVPDVVTFGTLIDGHCKEGNIESAVQVYDKMVKGEEKPNLLIYNSIINGLCKDGLVDVARSLVDVLQRMGLVDTITYNTLINGYFNCGKFDKAFKLSTLMQNAGILASSATYNTLIKFLCKFGCVQEAKELMTMMVLWGVLPDNITYRTLVINIKKNCSAEEVIELHDYMVLKGVVPDKLTYENIVSPLLQEESATS